Proteins co-encoded in one Streptococcus parauberis NCFD 2020 genomic window:
- a CDS encoding ABC transporter ATP-binding protein, which yields MGLIIKLLKELKIARGSFTVGICLLLIATAAGQLSPLLLKEIIDKQLTPVAKGLQINHQLFYQLVAYYFAITLITAVFRYLSFRTLIYSSNKVVSHLRERTFDVMQRLPISYFDKVPAGKIATRIVNDTETLRNQFYDNLLSQIIISFIQIVFIYGVMIYLDSRSGLFLLLVIPVFYGIQLFYKKMTDKHMADFYQARSAINTQVNETMNGAQIIQLYHQEKEVLDEFKTHIDKMKNADDHIIFADSVASWTLTEFIKYTIISALLAFIGYQFLQGQTSMSVGKLFIYINYLMRLFDLLGNMVRQLPNIQRSTTTGKRLMSLLEKKTEEEQSEEIKVVNGDVVFESVDFAYTPNKLVLSDISISTNKGETVALVGHTGSGKSSIMNLLYRFYDPQKGIITIDGQSIHEFSKESLRSQMGIVLQDPYLFTGTIASNIRMGNMSYSDHEVEDALIKVGAKKMLDRLKNGINEPVYEKGASFSSGERQLIAFARTLIANPKILILDEATSHIDTETEEIIQAAMEVLKTGRTTFIIAHRLSTVQYANQILVLDKGRIVERGNHFSLLKQNGIYAQMVKLQETV from the coding sequence ATGGGCCTCATAATTAAATTATTAAAAGAGCTAAAAATTGCAAGGGGCAGTTTCACAGTTGGTATATGTCTTTTGTTAATAGCTACCGCAGCGGGACAATTGTCACCACTGTTACTAAAAGAAATTATTGATAAACAATTAACTCCCGTAGCCAAAGGCTTGCAAATTAATCACCAGCTTTTCTATCAGTTGGTCGCATATTACTTTGCTATCACACTGATTACGGCAGTATTTAGATACTTATCCTTTAGAACCTTGATTTATTCCTCAAATAAGGTTGTGTCACATCTGAGAGAGAGAACCTTTGATGTCATGCAAAGATTGCCAATTTCTTACTTTGATAAAGTTCCTGCTGGTAAAATAGCCACCCGGATTGTTAATGATACAGAGACGTTACGCAATCAATTCTATGATAATCTCTTATCACAAATCATCATCAGTTTTATTCAAATTGTTTTTATTTATGGAGTGATGATTTATCTAGATAGTCGTTCAGGACTTTTCTTATTACTGGTTATCCCTGTTTTTTATGGCATCCAATTATTCTATAAAAAAATGACTGATAAACATATGGCTGACTTCTATCAAGCTAGAAGTGCTATTAATACACAGGTTAATGAAACAATGAATGGTGCTCAAATTATTCAGCTTTATCATCAGGAAAAAGAAGTCTTGGATGAGTTTAAGACGCATATTGATAAGATGAAAAATGCTGACGACCACATCATTTTTGCTGATTCAGTTGCCTCTTGGACTTTGACCGAATTTATAAAATATACAATCATTTCAGCATTACTGGCATTTATTGGTTATCAATTTTTGCAAGGACAGACTAGTATGTCAGTTGGGAAATTATTTATCTATATTAATTATTTGATGCGCTTATTTGATTTATTAGGTAATATGGTAAGACAGCTTCCAAATATTCAACGCTCAACAACAACTGGTAAACGACTAATGAGCTTGTTGGAAAAAAAGACAGAAGAGGAACAGTCCGAAGAGATTAAGGTGGTTAATGGGGATGTTGTATTTGAATCAGTTGACTTTGCTTATACCCCCAATAAATTAGTCTTGTCAGATATTTCTATTTCAACTAATAAAGGGGAAACTGTCGCACTTGTCGGACATACCGGTTCGGGAAAATCCTCAATCATGAATTTATTGTATCGTTTCTATGACCCACAAAAGGGTATCATTACAATCGATGGTCAATCAATTCATGAATTTTCAAAAGAAAGTCTCCGTTCACAGATGGGAATTGTCCTTCAAGATCCCTATCTTTTTACTGGAACAATCGCTTCAAATATCAGGATGGGAAATATGTCCTATAGTGACCATGAAGTAGAAGATGCATTAATTAAAGTTGGTGCAAAAAAAATGCTAGATAGATTGAAAAACGGCATTAATGAACCTGTTTATGAAAAAGGTGCTTCTTTTTCAAGTGGAGAAAGACAATTAATTGCCTTCGCAAGAACCTTAATTGCTAATCCCAAAATCCTTATTTTAGACGAAGCAACCTCACATATTGATACTGAAACAGAAGAAATTATCCAGGCAGCCATGGAGGTTCTGAAGACTGGTCGAACGACTTTTATCATTGCCCATCGTCTATCAACCGTTCAATATGCTAATCAAATTCTAGTCCTTGATAAGGGAAGAATTGTTGAGCGTGGAAATCACTTTTCACTTCTAAAACAAAATGGAATATACGCACAAATGGTTAAACTACAAGAAACTGTATAA